The DNA window GGAAAATTATGTTCGGGTTCTACTCTGAAATGAATATTGTGTATATCAGGTTCGGTACGCTGAAAAAAAGAAAGAGGCACGGTAAATACTTCTGCTACTTCCGAAGGATTCGGTCGAAGTTCAAGCGACTCATCAACAAAACCTACATAAGGATAAATAATCGTTCCAAATTGAGAAACAATATAATCTAAAGCTTGTACTTGCTGAATAGATTCAGACGTAATGCCTAACTCTTCAGATGTTTCACGGATAGCCGTTTCTTTTTCGTCTGCATCCGTTTTTTCAACACGCCCTCCTGGAAAACAAATTTCTCCGGGCTGTCTTCGTAAATCGAGCGCTCTTACCTCAAATAAAACATGTAGTTCCCCTTGTTTTTCAATAAGCGGAACAAGAATACCGAAGCGAGAAAACTGCTCCATCCCAAGGATTGTCGGCATCCGATTTTCTAACTTAGCTATAATACGGGATGCATCCATACGTCCACTTCCTTTCACAAAATGAATTATCAAAAGAATAGCGAGTTATAAGCTACGATGTCAACTAACCTGCAAAAGAAAGCTGTTATCTTTATTATATGAAGAGATCCATCGAATTGACACTACAATTGATAAAAATATATAACATGAATATAAATAAAAACAGATAGCATCGGCTACCTGTCTTTTTGTTTTGTTTTTAACAAACCATAAATAAGCAAAAAGAATGCAACTACACTGATGAGCAACCCTCCTACTTGCTCATCAGTGAGTCCAACACGAAGCTGAAGCCAAAAGATAACCAAGCAAATCAAAATGACGCTGGTAGCTAAATAAAAGTAAATGCTGTAGAAAAATGGATTCGTTCTTTTCCGTTTGTAGACAAGTAGTGAGATGCCTATATACGTACCCAAAAGTGCAAGTAATACAACAACTTCCGTCAATGTTCTCCCCTCTCCCTTTTTTCTTCTATACCCCGTTTCTTCTTTCATCAAAAGGAAGTTTAACTAAGGTATTTATAAAAAAACCGCCCTTATGTCATAAGGCGGTTTTCTCGATACGCTTTATCCTGAATTATTTTCTTTTTTAAATTGATAGTTTTCATCTTGCTAACATCAGCTGCTTTTTCTACAAAGGCGTTTGTATTATACATCAAGAGCAAAGGTAATGACCGCTTCACAAGCTAATTCGCTGTCCACAAATGCTTTTCCTTTTCCTTTCACAATCTTTCCGCGCTGCTTGAGAATCTCAAATTCTAAGCGAAGTGTATCTCCTGGTCTGACTTGACGCTTAAAACGACATTCATCTATTCCTGCTAAAAAAGCAAGTCTTCCTTTTTGTTGGTCATTAGGGGCCATGGCAAATCCACCTAGCTGAGCAAGAGCTTCGACAATAAGTACCCCTGGCGTTACCACATAGTCCGGGAAGTGACCTTGAAAAAAAGGTTCATTTGCTGTTACTTGTTTTATCCCTATCGCAAGCTTTCCTTCTTCTTGTTCCAAGATGCTATCAACAAGTAAAAAAGGATAGCGGTGTTGAATGGTATGTTTTATTTGTTCAATATCTTTCATATGTATCGCTCCTTTTTCTTATAATAAGGGGTCCTTACCGTCAAATGCAGGAAACGTATCTGGATGAAGAAGCGGCGCGAGTTTTTTTAATCCCAACAGCAACCGAGGTGAAGGACGGCAATACAGCCATTCTTCTAGTACATATACGCGATGTTCTTTTA is part of the Priestia aryabhattai genome and encodes:
- a CDS encoding NUDIX hydrolase — translated: MDASRIIAKLENRMPTILGMEQFSRFGILVPLIEKQGELHVLFEVRALDLRRQPGEICFPGGRVEKTDADEKETAIRETSEELGITSESIQQVQALDYIVSQFGTIIYPYVGFVDESLELRPNPSEVAEVFTVPLSFFQRTEPDIHNIHFRVEPEHNFPYDAIIGGENYNWQTREMEEHFYYYEDRVIWGLTAKVIYHLVHVLNDK
- the fabZ gene encoding 3-hydroxyacyl-ACP dehydratase FabZ, whose amino-acid sequence is MKDIEQIKHTIQHRYPFLLVDSILEQEEGKLAIGIKQVTANEPFFQGHFPDYVVTPGVLIVEALAQLGGFAMAPNDQQKGRLAFLAGIDECRFKRQVRPGDTLRLEFEILKQRGKIVKGKGKAFVDSELACEAVITFALDV